A section of the Callospermophilus lateralis isolate mCalLat2 chromosome 14, mCalLat2.hap1, whole genome shotgun sequence genome encodes:
- the Rhob gene encoding rho-related GTP-binding protein RhoB — MAAIRKKLVVVGDGACGKTCLLIVFSKDEFPEVYVPTVFENYVADIEVDGKQVELALWDTAGQEDYDRLRPLSYPDTDVILMCFSVDSPDSLENIPEKWVPEVKHFCPNVPIILVANKKDLRSDEHVRTELARMKQEPVRTDDGRAMAVRIQAYDYLECSAKTKEGVREVFETATRAALQKRYGSQNGCINCCKVL; from the coding sequence ATGGCGGCCATCCGCAAGAAGCTGGTGGTGGTGGGCGACGGCGCGTGTGGCAAAACGTGCCTGCTGATCGTGTTCAGTAAGGACGAGTTCCCTGAGGTGTACGTGCCCACCGTCTTCGAGAACTATGTGGCGGACATCGAGGTGGACGGCAAGCAGGTGGAGCTGGCGCTGTGGGATACGGCGGGTCAGGAGGACTATGACCGTCTGCGGCCGCTCTCCTACCCGGACACCGACGTCATCCTCATGTGCTTCTCGGTGGACAGCCCGGACTCGCTGGAGAACATCCCCGAGAAGTGGGTGCCCGAGGTGAAGCACTTCTGTCCCAACGTGCCCATCATTCTGGTGGCCAACAAGAAAGACCTGCGCAGCGACGAGCACGTCCGCACAGAGCTGGCCCGCATGAAGCAGGAACCAGTGCGCACGGATGACGGCCGCGCCATGGCCGTGCGCATCCAAGCCTACGACTACCTCGAGTGCTCCGCCAAGACCAAGGAGGGCGTGCGTGAGGTCTTCGAGACCGCCACGCGCGCAGCGCTGCAGAAGCGCTACGGCTCCCAGAACGGCTGCATCAACTGCTGCAAGGTGCTATGA